A portion of the Cryptomeria japonica chromosome 5, Sugi_1.0, whole genome shotgun sequence genome contains these proteins:
- the LOC131042558 gene encoding uncharacterized protein LOC131042558: MGCCASCFGGQTPEEIEREKLASEEVRQNAAKAAQQRQEQFEKSAAGRAARAQIAMQAKQSANSNTGEPVLKWQMG, translated from the exons ATGGGCTGTTGTGCATCATGTTTTGGTGGGCAGACTCCGGAAGAAATTGAAAGGGAGAAACTTGCTTCTGAAGAAGTCCGACAAAATGCTGCAAAGGCCGCCCAACAACG GCAAGAGCAATTTGAGAAATCGGCTGCAGGAAGGGCTGCCCGTGCACAAATAGCAATGCAAGCAAAACAGTCAGCAAATTCTAATACAGGCGAACCAGTTCTCAAG TGGCAAATGGGGTGA